The Camelus bactrianus isolate YW-2024 breed Bactrian camel chromosome 12, ASM4877302v1, whole genome shotgun sequence genome includes a window with the following:
- the LALBA gene encoding alpha-lactalbumin, which yields MMSLVSLLLVGILFPTIQAKQFTKCKLSDELKDMNGHGGITLAEWICIIFHMSGYDTETVVSNNGNREYGLFQINNKIWCRDNENLQSRNICDISCDKFLDDDLTDDKMCAKKILDKEGIDYWLAHKPLCSEKLEQWQCEKW from the exons ATGATGTCCTTGGTCTCTCTGCTCCTGGTGGGCATCCTGTTCCCTACCATCCAGGCCAAACAATTTACAAAATGTAAGCTGTCCGACGAGCTGAAAGACATGAATGGCCACGGAGGCATCACTCTGGCTGAAT GGATCTGTATCATATTTCACATGAGCGGTTATGACACAGAAACTGTAGTTTCTAACAATGGCAACAGAGAATATGGACTCTTCCAGATCAACAATAAAATTTGGTGCAGAGACAATGAGAACCTTCAGTCAAGGAACATCTGCGACATCTCCTGTGACA AGTTCCTGGATGATGACCTCACTGACGACAAAATGTGTGCCAAGAAGATCCTGGATAAGGAAGGAATTGACTACTG GTTGGCCCATAAACCACTCTGTTCTGAGAAGCTGGAGCAGTGGCAATGTGAGAAGTGGTGA
- the OR5BS1 gene encoding olfactory receptor 5BS1 — translation SKWKTISLLKCFTQISLVIFSGATEACLLSVMTYDRFQAVCHPLLYVVAMNRKVCTSLVAASWAIGMGTGLVNTILLAQHHFCGPNLIRSFACELPPVLLLACSDPSISIASILTTMVVLGLGTLVLLLGSYNRIIMTALGINSAMGRSKIFSTCSSHFLVVTIFYGSGVFRYMTPASGSALEQVLSVQYSVVTPLLNPLIYSLKNQEVKAALRRMLARKPRLTF, via the exons TCCAAGTGGAAGACTATATCCCTCCTTAAGTGTTTCACCCAGATCTCCTTGGTGATCTTTTCTGGGGCCACTGAAGCTTGTCTCCTTTCAGTCATGACCTATGACCGGTTCCAGGCTGTGTGCCACCCACTGTTGTATGTGGTGGCTATGAATAGGAAAGTGTGTACCAGCCTGGTGGCAGCATCCTGGGCCATTGGAATGGGGACCGGACTGGTTAACACCATCCTCCTGGCCCAGCATCACTTCTGTGGCCCCAACCTCATACGCAGTTTTGCCTGCGAGCTTCCCCCTGTGCTCCTGTTGGCCTGTTCTGACCCTTCCATTAGCATTGCCTCCATCCTGACCACCATGGTGGTCCTGGGCCTTGGCACCCTTGTCCTGTTGCTGGGTTCCTACAACCGTATCATCATGACAGCTCTGGGCATCAACTCTGCCATGGGTCGGAGCAAGATCTTCTCTACCTGCTCATCTCATTTTCTCGTGGTCACCATCTTTTATGGATCGGGAGTTTTCAG GTACATGACTCCAGCTTCCGGCTCAGCCCTGGAGCAAGTGCTGTCCGTGCAGTACAGTGTGGTGACCCCGCTGCTAAACCCCCTCATCTACAGTCTGAAGAACCAGGAGGTGAAGGCAGCTCTGAGGAGAATGCTGGCCAGGAAGCCCAGGCTCACCTTCTAA
- the LOC105076342 gene encoding olfactory receptor 8S1-like gives MALRNHSTITEFILTGLSDDPHIEALLFVLFLGIYLLTMMGNLMMLLVIRTDSHLHTPMYFFLSNLSFLDLCFSSVTVPKLLKDLLSEKKTIPVEGCLTQVFFVFITAGTEAFLLSVMAYDRYVAICHPLFYSQVMSSQFCIKLVLASWGLASFNSVIIVLLAINLDFCEAQIIHHYTCELPSLFPLSCSDISVSIDILICLILLHGFGTFLPVFFSYVRIVSTILSISSTTGRSKAFSTCSSHLIAVILFFGSGFVRYLMPSSGSSLDLLSSLQYSAVTPMLNPLIYSLKNMEVKAAVKRVWEKYLQYFR, from the coding sequence ATGGCCTTGAGGAACCACAGCACCATCACTGAGTTTATTCTCACTGGGCTGTCTGATGACCCCCACATCGAGGCTCTGCTCTTTGTGCTCTTCCTGGGGATCTACCTCCTGACCATGATGGGGAACCTGATGATGCTGCTGGTGATCAGGACTGACTCCCACCTCCACACGCCCATGTACTTCTTCTTAAGTAACCTCTCATTCCTAGACCTCTGCTTCTCTTCTGTCACTGTGCCCAAGCTACTGAAGGACCTCCTGTCTGAGAAGAAAACCATCCCTGTTGAGGGCTGCCTGACTCAAGTCTTCTTTGTGTTTATCACTGCAGGGACCGAAGCCTTTCTGCTCTCagtgatggcctatgaccgctatgtcGCCATCTGCCATCCACTGTTTTATAGCCAAGTGATGAGCAGCCAGTTCTGCATAAAGCTTGTACTGGCCTCCTGGGGTCTGGCCTCTTTCAATTCAGTCATCATTGTGCTTTTGGCTATTAACCTGGACTTTTGTGAGGCTCAAATCATACACCACTACACATGTGAActgccctccctcttccctctgtcttGCTCTGATATCTCTGTCAGTATTGACATCTTGATCTGCTTAATCTTACTGCATGGTTTTGGAACGTTCCTCCCAGTCTTCTTCTCTTATGTTCGCATTGTCTCCACCATCCTGAGCATCAGCTCCACTACAGGCAGAAGCaaggccttctccacctgctcctcccatCTCATTGCGGTGATCCTGTTCTTTGGCTCAGGTTTTGTTCGCTATCTCATGCCTTCCTCTGGTTCCTCCCTGGATTTGCTCTCCTCCTTGCAGTATAGTGCGGTCACACCCATGCTGAACCCCCTCATCTACAGCCTCAAGAACATGGAGGTGAAGGCAGCTGTGAAAAGGGTGTGGGAGAAATACCTGCAATATTTTAGGTAG